In the Nocardioides panaciterrulae genome, GCGGGGGTACGGACGCTACGTCTGGGCCAAGGTGGCCGGGGCCTGCGGGAGCCTGCTGTTCATGCTCGTCGTGAACTTCTTCCTGTTCCGGGTGCTGCCGGGTGATCCCGCCCGCACCCTGGGCCGGGGCCGGTTCACAACGCCCGAGCAATTGCACGCGTTCGACGCGACGTACGGCCTGGACAAGTCGCTGCCCCAGCAGTTCCTGACCTTCCTGCAGAACACCGCGACCGGTGACCTGGGGGTGTCGCTGAAGTACCGGGTCCCGGTCTCCCAGCTGCTGATGGACCGGCTCGGCACCACGCTGCTGCTGGTCGGCGTCTCCACGCTGCTGGCCACGGCCATCGGCGTGTGGCTGGGGATCCGGGGTGCCTGGCGCCGCGGGGGCGGCTTCGACAAGGCGTCGACCGGCGCCTCGCTGACGCTCTACTCGATGCCGGAGTGGTGGCTCGGGCTGCTGCTCATCGCGGTGCTGGCCGTCGGGGTCGGCCCGGTCCCGGGCATCTTCCCGACCGGGGGGCTGCACTCGATCGACGCGCAGCCCGGGACGGTCTCCTACCTGCTGGACACCGCCTGGCACCTGACGCTGCCGGTCATCACGCTCACGCTCGCCTACCTGGCCGACTACTCCCTGATCATGCGCAGCTCGCTGCTCGACGAGCTGGGCCAGGACTACCTGACGACCGCGCGGGCCAAGGGGCTGCGCGACATCCAGGTGCGCAACCGGCACGCGGTCCCGAACGCGCTGCTGCCGACCACGACCGTGATCGCGCTCAACATGGGCTTCGTGGTGGCGGGAGCGATCACGGTCGAGACCGTCTTCTCGATCCCCGGGCTGGGCCTGCTCGGCACCGAGGCCCTCGAGGTCCCCGACTACTGGGTGTTGCAAGGAGTCTTCATGGTGGCCTCGGCCGGCGTGATCCTGGCGAACCTCGCCGCCAACCTGCTCTACGGCCTGCTCGACCCGCGGGTGCGCACATGAGCGCCGCCGGCGAGCTGGGCCCGGGTACGACGACCCCGGTGCTCTCGGCGCGCCAGCTCACGCGCCGGCGCCGGGCCCGGTCGCTGGCCCGCGGCTGGCGGCTCTTCCGCGCCAACCGCTCCGGCCTGCTGGGACTCGCGGTGCTGCTGGTCTTCGCCGTGGTCGCGATCGCCGCACCGCTGATCGCCTCGGCCGACGGGCTGCAGGTCACCAAGGCGACCGGCGGGGTCCTGGAGCCGCCGTCCGCGCAGTACTGGCTGGGCACCGACGACCAGGGCCGCTCGGTCCTGACGCTGCTGATCTGGGGTGCCCGGATCTCGCTGTTCGTCGGGCTCGCGGCGACGCTGATCTCGATGATCATCGGCACGCTGGTCGGCATCACCTCCGGCTACTTCGGGGGCTTCGCGGGCGCGGCGCTGTTCCGGGTCACCGAGTGGTTCCTGGCCATCCCGTTCCTGCCGCTGGCGATCGTGATGGCGACGGTCCTGGGGCCGTCGCTGCTCAACATCGTGCTGGTCATCGGCGTCACCTCCTGGCCAGGCACCGCGCTGCTGATCCGCAGCCAGACGCTGTCGATCAAGGAACGCCCCTACCTGGAGCGGGCCCGCGTGCTGGGGGCCGGCCGCTGGCACCAGGTCGGCCGGCACGTGCTCCCGAACGTGATGCCGATGGTCTTCGCCAACACCACCCTGACCGTGGCGATCGCGATCCTCACCGAGACCACGCTGAGCTTCCTCGGCCTCGGCGACCCCACCCGGGTGTCGTGGGGCTCGATGCTCGACGAGGCGTTCCACGTCGGCGCGATCACCACCGGTGCGTGGTGGTTCATCGTGCCGCCGGGGGTCTGCGTGGTCCTCGTCGTGCTGGCGTTCACGCTGATCGGTCAGGCCCTCGAAGAGGTCCTGAACCCCCGCCTGAAGGGACGCTGATGAACGACCTGCTCACGATGCGCGAGGTGTCGGTGACCTACCGCACCGAGTCCGGCGAGGTGCCGGCCGTCCGGGACGTCAGCCTCGAGGTCGGGCGGGGCGAGATCGTCGGGATCGCGGGGGAGTCGGGGTGCGGCAAGTCCACCCTGGCCAGCACCGTGCTCCGGCTGCAGCCGGCCAGCGCCACGGTCACCGGTGAGGTGCTCTTCGAGGGCAATGACGTGCTGACGATGGGCTGGGGCGACCTGCGCGTGCTGCGCTGGGCGGGCGCCTCGATCGTCTTCCAGGGCGCGCTGCACTCGCTCAACCCGGTGCGCCGGGTCGGCCAGCAGATCGCCGAGCCGATCTCGGTGCACGAGCCGACGGCGTCCGCACGGGACCTGGCCGACCGCACCGCCGGGCTGCTCGAGCAGGTCGGCCTGCCGGCGTCGCGCGCCCGGGCCTACCCGCACCAGCTCTCGGGCGGCCAGAAGCAGCGCGTGATGATCGCGATGGCGCTGGCCTGCCGCCCCCGCCTGATCGTC is a window encoding:
- a CDS encoding ABC transporter permease translates to MSLAATPESVTAAESGAVASAGRSRRRGYGRYVWAKVAGACGSLLFMLVVNFFLFRVLPGDPARTLGRGRFTTPEQLHAFDATYGLDKSLPQQFLTFLQNTATGDLGVSLKYRVPVSQLLMDRLGTTLLLVGVSTLLATAIGVWLGIRGAWRRGGGFDKASTGASLTLYSMPEWWLGLLLIAVLAVGVGPVPGIFPTGGLHSIDAQPGTVSYLLDTAWHLTLPVITLTLAYLADYSLIMRSSLLDELGQDYLTTARAKGLRDIQVRNRHAVPNALLPTTTVIALNMGFVVAGAITVETVFSIPGLGLLGTEALEVPDYWVLQGVFMVASAGVILANLAANLLYGLLDPRVRT
- a CDS encoding ABC transporter permease; this encodes MSAAGELGPGTTTPVLSARQLTRRRRARSLARGWRLFRANRSGLLGLAVLLVFAVVAIAAPLIASADGLQVTKATGGVLEPPSAQYWLGTDDQGRSVLTLLIWGARISLFVGLAATLISMIIGTLVGITSGYFGGFAGAALFRVTEWFLAIPFLPLAIVMATVLGPSLLNIVLVIGVTSWPGTALLIRSQTLSIKERPYLERARVLGAGRWHQVGRHVLPNVMPMVFANTTLTVAIAILTETTLSFLGLGDPTRVSWGSMLDEAFHVGAITTGAWWFIVPPGVCVVLVVLAFTLIGQALEEVLNPRLKGR
- a CDS encoding ABC transporter ATP-binding protein, which translates into the protein MNDLLTMREVSVTYRTESGEVPAVRDVSLEVGRGEIVGIAGESGCGKSTLASTVLRLQPASATVTGEVLFEGNDVLTMGWGDLRVLRWAGASIVFQGALHSLNPVRRVGQQIAEPISVHEPTASARDLADRTAGLLEQVGLPASRARAYPHQLSGGQKQRVMIAMALACRPRLIVADEPTTALDVMVQAQVLDVLSGLVRELGVGMLMISHDLSVLADLCDRIVVMYGGRVVEEGPSREVFARALHPYAGALSAAFPRVGDPAARFAPAGLPGDPPDPAALPPGCSFAPRCARVVEECHHVRPELRTYDAGRRAACLRVGA